In Candidatus Wallbacteria bacterium, one DNA window encodes the following:
- a CDS encoding HD domain-containing protein, translating into MAKLHATIIFVFSLLTAESCLLLYRSGQGIAALLISLLLFFYLALQILKRKEVRIYNLLFNPLALNIDWYLVALGFFQLLSLIFLTTDFTPALLSVQRIVVLSVLFIMMIDIFYDVKQLKSFLIDINQKLEEKLIEINNFQIISKALNSILDLERLLNMILDIATNLLKVEIVTLFLLDKENQLLVPKIYRGMTEEVAQRSNIKVGDRIVGYVAKTGENLLIKDIDLDPRFAHVRSQEKKYRTNSLVCVPLKIKDEVIGVLSVNNKINGREFNDSDLEMAMTMASQAAIAIENASLYENMHKSYISTVRALSAAIDAKDKYTSGHSTAVTEYTIPIAREMKLSQAEIEKLEYAGLLHDIGKIGVMEQILNKPGRLTNEEFGSIKKHPVIGFEILKSIDFLKDVTLLVRHHHERFDGKGYPDGLVGEAIPLGARIIAVADTFDAMTSDRPYRKGLPVEIALKEIRNCSGSQFDPRVVEAFVSAYDRGSIKLHVTGEELTKLADAAH; encoded by the coding sequence TTGGCTAAACTACATGCTACAATCATCTTCGTCTTCTCTCTGCTGACCGCGGAAAGCTGTCTGCTCCTTTATCGGTCAGGACAGGGGATTGCCGCTCTGCTGATTTCTCTGCTGCTTTTTTTCTACCTGGCCCTGCAGATCCTGAAGCGCAAAGAAGTCAGGATTTACAACCTGCTTTTCAACCCTCTGGCGCTGAACATTGACTGGTATCTGGTGGCACTGGGCTTTTTCCAGCTGCTCTCACTCATCTTTCTGACCACGGATTTCACTCCTGCGCTGCTTTCCGTCCAGAGAATCGTTGTGCTTTCAGTTCTTTTCATCATGATGATCGATATTTTCTATGATGTGAAACAGCTCAAATCCTTCCTGATCGACATCAACCAGAAACTCGAAGAAAAACTGATCGAAATCAACAATTTCCAGATCATCTCCAAAGCACTCAACTCAATTCTGGACCTTGAACGGCTGCTGAACATGATCCTTGATATTGCCACAAATCTCCTGAAAGTTGAAATAGTCACGCTGTTCCTGCTGGACAAGGAAAACCAGCTGCTGGTTCCCAAGATTTACCGTGGAATGACCGAAGAGGTGGCTCAACGCTCCAATATCAAGGTCGGAGACCGCATCGTTGGATATGTGGCTAAGACTGGTGAAAACCTGCTGATCAAGGATATCGATCTAGATCCGCGATTTGCGCATGTAAGGAGCCAGGAGAAAAAATACCGGACTAATTCGCTGGTCTGCGTGCCGCTGAAGATCAAGGACGAAGTGATCGGAGTACTCTCTGTCAACAATAAGATCAATGGACGGGAATTCAACGACTCAGACCTGGAAATGGCCATGACCATGGCTTCCCAGGCTGCCATCGCCATCGAGAACGCGAGTCTGTATGAAAACATGCATAAGAGCTATATTTCGACCGTCAGGGCTCTTTCCGCAGCCATTGACGCTAAAGACAAATATACGAGCGGGCATTCCACAGCTGTAACTGAATATACGATCCCGATCGCCCGGGAGATGAAATTATCACAGGCTGAAATCGAAAAACTTGAATATGCGGGTCTGCTGCATGACATCGGAAAAATCGGAGTCATGGAGCAGATCCTTAATAAACCCGGGCGGCTGACCAATGAAGAATTCGGCAGCATTAAAAAGCATCCTGTGATCGGCTTTGAGATACTCAAATCCATTGATTTTCTCAAGGATGTAACCCTGCTGGTCAGACATCATCACGAACGTTTCGACGGAAAAGGATATCCTGATGGCTTGGTGGGTGAAGCGATTCCACTCGGTGCGCGCATCATAGCGGTGGCGGACACTTTCGACGCCATGACTTCAGACAGACCTTACCGTAAGGGACTGCCGGTCGAGATAGCTTTGAAGGAGATCAGGAACTGCTCGGGCAGCCAGTTTGATCCGCGGGTGGTGGAGGCTTTTGTCAGCGCCTATGATCGCGGCAGCATCAAACTGCACGTTACCGGGGAAGAATTGACGAAGCTGGCAGATGCTGCTCATTGA
- a CDS encoding diguanylate cyclase: MTEKAIRIPLRTKLLITFVGIAVIPLIFLGYGAVMEIKSAITDNVLEQNLEIANIVAQELNQIVKNAQNIIETAIRNPSVKKMEFETAKHSLKSLVENFEIFDELYLISTDYDGLSIKKKEGYVLTTEKKEEMEEITQIWQMIFYFGESHGYISPVFFTRWGKTYPYLYMGFQIRNELYQLVGVIIAKLNLTEIWPIVNRIQIGHTGFAFVIDDNFRLMAHSNSQEVICRPMQTHPAARMVFNSQSGGGRNEFKDSERAKYFLSAYAKLKDYYSSKELKQYLRINWGVIVEQESDEAYQKVYIMFHQAVYMLLISFLIAIFISMYLAHNFTASLKKLVIGAQNIARGDLATSLTVSSNDEIGELTEQFDKMRIDLRKKIDEMEILIEVSKDISSVLDYRQLLKKILDKNIQVLDADTGSIMLFDDTSSELTIEASYGLPPDVVRNTRVSPGEGIVGWVFRIRKELIIFDTKKEPGFAELKGRSVEEGCLMSAPLIAKDKILGVVNVRKKVAYSFDKKDLDLFRALSIHAAIAIDNAKLYRQAVTDGLTKLYNHQYFQQKMDSEIERSRYSNKPFSMMITDIDHFKSFNDTYGHQVGDRVLRTVSRLLESSVREFDMVARYGGEEFAVICPGIGKDEAMIPAERIRKSVEEYEFMVDGKKVPITISIGVSEYGKDATEKKNLIECADRSLYYAKENGRNRVIKFSTEIIKNE; encoded by the coding sequence ATGACTGAAAAAGCGATTAGAATCCCGTTACGCACCAAGCTCCTCATCACCTTCGTTGGAATTGCGGTTATTCCTTTGATTTTTCTAGGATACGGCGCAGTCATGGAAATCAAGAGCGCCATCACAGACAATGTTCTCGAGCAGAACCTTGAAATTGCCAATATCGTAGCCCAGGAACTCAACCAGATCGTCAAAAATGCGCAGAACATCATCGAAACCGCTATCAGAAATCCTTCAGTGAAAAAGATGGAATTTGAAACTGCCAAACATTCACTGAAATCCCTGGTGGAAAATTTCGAGATTTTTGATGAACTTTACCTTATTTCTACCGATTATGACGGCCTTTCCATCAAGAAAAAAGAAGGCTATGTCCTGACCACCGAAAAAAAAGAAGAAATGGAAGAAATTACGCAGATCTGGCAGATGATTTTTTATTTCGGTGAGAGTCATGGATACATTTCTCCGGTTTTTTTTACCCGCTGGGGTAAAACCTATCCGTATCTCTACATGGGATTTCAAATTCGGAATGAACTGTATCAACTTGTTGGTGTGATAATCGCCAAGCTCAATCTTACGGAGATCTGGCCGATCGTGAACCGCATCCAGATAGGACACACAGGCTTCGCTTTCGTGATCGACGACAATTTCAGGCTGATGGCACACTCCAACAGCCAGGAAGTCATCTGCAGGCCGATGCAGACCCATCCGGCTGCCCGCATGGTCTTCAACAGCCAGAGCGGCGGCGGCAGGAATGAATTCAAAGACAGCGAGCGGGCGAAGTATTTTCTCTCTGCCTATGCCAAGCTCAAAGACTATTACTCTTCGAAGGAACTCAAACAATATCTGAGGATCAACTGGGGAGTGATTGTTGAGCAGGAATCTGACGAAGCGTATCAGAAAGTTTATATAATGTTTCATCAGGCTGTCTATATGCTGCTGATCAGCTTTCTGATTGCTATTTTCATCAGCATGTATCTGGCGCACAACTTCACGGCTTCCCTGAAAAAACTGGTGATCGGAGCCCAGAACATCGCAAGAGGAGACCTGGCCACGTCGCTTACAGTCAGCAGCAATGACGAAATCGGCGAATTGACTGAACAGTTCGATAAAATGAGAATCGACCTGCGCAAGAAGATCGACGAAATGGAAATTCTGATCGAGGTCTCCAAAGACATTTCTTCTGTGCTTGATTACCGCCAGTTGCTGAAAAAAATTCTGGACAAGAATATCCAGGTTCTGGATGCCGACACAGGTTCCATCATGCTTTTCGACGATACAAGTTCCGAGCTGACGATCGAAGCTTCTTACGGATTGCCGCCGGATGTCGTGCGAAACACCAGGGTCTCACCGGGCGAAGGGATTGTCGGCTGGGTTTTCAGGATCAGGAAAGAACTGATTATCTTTGATACCAAGAAAGAGCCTGGATTCGCTGAACTCAAGGGCAGATCAGTGGAAGAAGGGTGTCTGATGTCTGCACCGCTGATCGCCAAGGATAAAATTCTTGGAGTAGTGAATGTCAGGAAGAAGGTAGCCTACTCCTTCGATAAAAAAGACCTGGATCTTTTCAGGGCTCTCAGCATACATGCAGCGATCGCCATCGACAATGCCAAACTTTACCGCCAGGCGGTCACAGATGGGCTGACCAAGCTTTACAACCATCAGTATTTCCAGCAGAAAATGGACTCCGAGATAGAGCGATCAAGGTATTCCAACAAGCCATTCTCGATGATGATTACAGACATCGACCATTTCAAGAGCTTCAACGACACTTACGGACATCAGGTTGGAGACAGGGTGCTGCGGACAGTATCCAGACTGCTGGAAAGCAGCGTCAGGGAATTCGACATGGTTGCCCGTTACGGAGGCGAGGAGTTTGCCGTGATCTGCCCTGGAATCGGTAAGGATGAGGCGATGATACCGGCCGAACGCATCCGGAAATCGGTTGAAGAATATGAATTCATGGTGGATGGGAAAAAGGTCCCCATTACGATTTCAATAGGCGTGTCGGAATACGGGAAAGACGCCACCGAAAAGAAGAACCTGATCGAATGTGCGGACAGGTCTCTTTATTATGCTAAAGAAAATGGGAGAAACCGGGTAATCAAGTTTTCCACTGAGATTATTAAAAATGAGTGA
- a CDS encoding 2-hydroxyacyl-CoA dehydratase family protein, whose amino-acid sequence MAENKIVGMTTMIPVEPILAAGLTPLDLNNVFINRHDPAALIASAESEGLPRNICSWVKGVYAVTRLMGLKRVVIPLPGDCSNCVSLGEIFEFLGIDVYFFSYPRSKSAGELRQEIDRFSSYLGVTYSQAEAVFFDLLPLRHRLQEIDAMVYTLKSIHSRQYFDLLVSSSDFGGDPESFRKKLELVYQPENESEKKIPIGLTGVPPIMDDLLEVLENLGARVVFCEIPRQFSLGSDLTGFINAYLHYTYPYSVMNRIADIKKESRIRKLRGLVHYLQSFCHRQLEPFIMRRELKLPTLYLEGEQPGKVSPQQLMRLEAFVATLSEN is encoded by the coding sequence ATGGCTGAAAATAAGATAGTCGGAATGACCACTATGATACCTGTGGAACCGATCCTGGCAGCAGGGCTGACTCCGCTTGACCTGAACAATGTATTCATAAATCGGCATGATCCGGCAGCTTTAATCGCCTCGGCAGAGTCCGAGGGGCTGCCCCGCAACATCTGCAGCTGGGTGAAGGGAGTATATGCGGTAACCAGGTTGATGGGACTGAAGAGGGTGGTGATACCGCTTCCTGGCGATTGTTCAAACTGCGTTTCATTGGGCGAGATTTTCGAATTTCTGGGAATTGACGTTTACTTTTTTTCTTATCCGAGATCAAAAAGCGCGGGAGAGCTGAGACAGGAAATCGACAGATTCTCGTCTTATCTGGGAGTTACTTACTCTCAGGCCGAAGCAGTCTTTTTCGACCTGCTGCCGTTGCGGCACCGCTTGCAGGAAATCGATGCCATGGTTTACACACTAAAGTCGATTCACTCGCGGCAGTATTTTGATCTGCTGGTTTCCTCTTCAGATTTCGGGGGTGATCCTGAAAGTTTCAGAAAAAAACTTGAGCTGGTCTATCAGCCGGAAAATGAGAGTGAAAAAAAAATTCCCATTGGTCTGACCGGGGTTCCACCGATCATGGATGATCTCCTGGAGGTGCTGGAAAATTTAGGTGCCAGGGTGGTTTTCTGCGAAATCCCAAGGCAGTTTTCACTTGGCTCAGATCTCACTGGATTTATCAATGCATATCTCCATTATACGTATCCCTATTCAGTAATGAATAGAATTGCCGATATAAAAAAGGAATCCAGGATCAGAAAACTCCGGGGGCTCGTACATTACCTTCAGAGTTTCTGCCACAGGCAGCTTGAACCTTTCATCATGCGCAGGGAACTGAAACTTCCAACTCTGTACCTGGAAGGAGAACAACCCGGAAAAGTATCGCCTCAGCAGTTAATGAGACTGGAAGCTTTTGTGGCGACCCTTTCCGAAAACTAG
- a CDS encoding 7-carboxy-7-deazaguanine synthase QueE: MKARLCELFQSIQGEGVFAGEPHFFIRFSGCNLACSYCDTEHRATLQLEPEELLSACPSTGYSTCCLTGGEPLLQAEFIAEFLPLFLKLRKRVLLETNGTLPFDLSGILRYLDIISMDLKPEAGLLEQQIEFAELSSRKRLYFKLVVGCGESGKILHYLENFTDFNRCEFILQPDSNNLQAGFTKCLELMPEILSLFPRVRILPQIHKWLKIR, encoded by the coding sequence ATGAAAGCCCGCCTTTGCGAACTGTTTCAGTCGATTCAGGGCGAAGGTGTTTTTGCAGGGGAGCCTCATTTTTTTATCCGATTTTCCGGCTGTAATCTGGCCTGCAGTTACTGCGACACGGAGCATCGGGCCACCCTGCAGCTCGAGCCGGAAGAACTGCTGAGCGCATGTCCTTCCACAGGCTATTCGACCTGCTGTCTGACCGGAGGAGAACCTCTTCTGCAGGCTGAATTCATCGCTGAGTTCCTGCCTCTTTTTCTCAAGCTCAGAAAAAGGGTGCTGCTGGAAACGAACGGGACACTGCCGTTTGATCTGTCCGGCATCTTAAGATACCTCGACATTATCAGTATGGATCTCAAGCCTGAAGCCGGACTGCTCGAGCAGCAGATCGAATTTGCCGAGTTATCCAGCCGGAAGAGGCTTTATTTCAAGCTGGTCGTCGGATGCGGCGAATCCGGCAAAATATTGCACTATCTTGAGAATTTCACGGATTTCAACAGATGCGAATTTATCCTGCAGCCTGATTCGAACAATCTTCAAGCTGGTTTTACTAAATGCCTTGAATTAATGCCTGAGATTCTTTCCCTTTTCCCGCGGGTAAGAATCCTTCCTCAGATACACAAATGGCTGAAAATAAGATAG
- a CDS encoding DUF366 family protein has product MKFQLDSMQILLHKKQLKYTGAELSPHFIYRNFGLLGDALVAFAGECEVREQLVDLEDSLNRDFIYSPKMLHFLLEHFGMGLAEAVARQRLFAAIIRELLPAGVRREGDDLYYRGGKLSVSIATVSPVSALIHFGLNIETAGCPVAAAGLSDLKVKPFKLAQEACRIYRDEHNSIRKACCKVIPR; this is encoded by the coding sequence GTGAAGTTTCAGCTCGATTCGATGCAGATTTTATTGCATAAGAAACAGCTCAAATACACCGGAGCTGAACTTTCCCCGCATTTCATATACAGAAATTTCGGGCTGCTCGGTGACGCCCTGGTGGCATTTGCAGGAGAATGTGAAGTCCGTGAACAGCTTGTCGACCTTGAGGACAGCCTGAATCGGGATTTCATCTACAGCCCGAAAATGCTGCATTTTCTGCTGGAACATTTCGGGATGGGTTTAGCGGAAGCTGTCGCCAGGCAGAGGCTTTTTGCAGCAATCATCCGGGAGCTGCTTCCCGCTGGCGTCAGGCGGGAAGGAGACGATCTTTACTATCGCGGAGGTAAACTTTCCGTGTCGATCGCAACTGTTTCGCCGGTTTCGGCGCTGATCCATTTCGGCCTGAACATTGAAACTGCTGGATGTCCGGTGGCAGCGGCCGGGTTGTCGGATCTGAAGGTGAAGCCTTTCAAACTGGCGCAGGAAGCATGCAGGATCTATCGGGACGAGCATAATTCCATCAGGAAAGCCTGCTGCAAGGTTATTCCTAGATGA
- a CDS encoding 7-cyano-7-deazaguanine synthase: MSNIANEKVLHLFSGGLDSLAAFYLLKAEHPIELLFISYGQKALRMERKHANAVAEKYLCKLHQVTLPWYRSISNLSPLTGAQAGIPQDLDLEDKTALKKSAAAVWLPNRNGLFLNIAASIAEAAGIERVGAGFNSEEGETFPDNTIEFVEAANAFFKISTSSSVRMLTPVIKMKKDEIAGIIRDHDGYDLFYSCYAGGSKMCGRCESCLRAIRAFRKIGRQSEVSARFDADFIA, from the coding sequence ATGTCGAATATTGCGAATGAAAAGGTGCTGCACCTTTTCTCAGGTGGATTGGATTCCCTGGCTGCTTTTTATCTTTTAAAAGCGGAACATCCGATCGAACTGCTCTTTATTTCATATGGCCAGAAAGCCTTGCGCATGGAACGGAAACATGCAAACGCCGTGGCAGAAAAATATCTATGCAAGCTTCATCAGGTGACACTGCCATGGTACAGATCAATTTCAAATTTATCTCCGCTGACCGGAGCTCAAGCGGGAATTCCACAGGATCTGGATCTGGAGGACAAAACGGCCCTGAAAAAATCCGCTGCTGCAGTCTGGCTTCCCAACCGGAACGGTCTTTTCTTGAACATAGCGGCATCGATTGCGGAAGCAGCTGGAATTGAGCGTGTGGGAGCCGGATTTAACAGCGAAGAGGGAGAGACTTTTCCCGATAATACCATTGAATTTGTAGAAGCTGCGAATGCTTTTTTCAAAATCAGCACTTCCAGCTCGGTCCGGATGCTGACCCCTGTAATTAAGATGAAAAAAGACGAGATTGCTGGTATAATCCGCGATCATGACGGATACGACTTGTTTTATTCCTGCTATGCAGGAGGGAGTAAAATGTGCGGCAGATGCGAAAGCTGCCTGAGGGCGATCAGGGCATTCCGGAAAATCGGGAGGCAGAGTGAAGTTTCAGCTCGATTCGATGCAGATTTTATTGCATAA
- the queD gene encoding 6-carboxytetrahydropterin synthase QueD: protein MYTLKIKEKFSAAHFLPGYPHECRRMHGHNFFVEAFVQGNTLDEFGILIDFKELKKIVISAISDYDHFLLNDLADFKELSPSSENISRICYSKINLLIQQKYPDCKLVSVRIWESENCYVEYCE from the coding sequence ATGTATACCTTAAAGATCAAGGAAAAGTTTTCAGCTGCACATTTTTTGCCGGGATATCCTCATGAATGCCGGAGAATGCACGGGCACAATTTTTTTGTGGAGGCATTTGTACAGGGAAACACTCTGGATGAATTTGGAATCCTGATTGATTTCAAGGAACTGAAAAAAATTGTGATCTCTGCAATTTCTGATTACGATCATTTTCTTTTGAATGATCTCGCTGATTTCAAGGAATTATCCCCCTCTTCTGAAAACATCAGCCGGATCTGTTATTCCAAAATCAATCTTCTGATTCAACAGAAATATCCTGATTGCAAGCTGGTCTCAGTCCGCATCTGGGAAAGTGAAAATTGTTATGTCGAATATTGCGAATGA
- a CDS encoding resolvase, whose translation MIILAVDPGSEKCGLAVLSRTSCFFRQIVSNEDLFKSAESLVTEFGVKVIVMGDGTAMKSAWVILEKLGLELIKVNETNSTLEGRKKYFEEHPPRGLKRMLPEGMRVPGEAFDDYVAELIGRRYFEIFK comes from the coding sequence ATGATCATACTTGCAGTTGATCCGGGTTCAGAAAAGTGCGGGCTGGCAGTGCTGTCCCGCACTTCTTGTTTTTTCAGGCAAATTGTCTCAAATGAGGACCTGTTCAAATCAGCAGAATCGCTGGTGACTGAGTTTGGAGTGAAAGTGATCGTAATGGGGGACGGAACTGCCATGAAAAGTGCCTGGGTGATCTTGGAAAAACTGGGTTTGGAGTTGATTAAAGTGAACGAAACAAATTCCACCCTGGAAGGCAGGAAAAAATATTTCGAAGAGCATCCTCCCAGAGGTTTGAAAAGGATGCTTCCAGAAGGCATGCGCGTGCCGGGTGAAGCATTTGATGATTATGTGGCTGAACTGATCGGGCGGAGATATTTTGAGATTTTCAAGTAG